One part of the Aestuariirhabdus litorea genome encodes these proteins:
- the trkA gene encoding Trk system potassium transporter TrkA translates to MKIIILGAGQVGGTLAENLASEENDITVVDTDPDRLRELQDRLDIRTIEGKASFPSVLRRAGADDADMLVAVTNSDEVNMIACQVGFSLFRTPTKIARIRQPDYLKRPELFEKDACPVDVIISPEQVVTHYVKRLIEQPGALQVLDFAEGRVQLVAVRAYYGGPLVGQELRYIREHMPSVDTRVAAIFRRGKSITPEGSTVIEADDEVFFIAASRHIRDVMSELRRLDNVYSRIIIAGGGNIGERLARSIEDRYNVKLIERNMERCHQLAQTLNNTLVFHGSASDKELLVSENIEETDVFCALTNDDEANVMSAMLAKRLGARKVMALISNPAYVDLVQGGEIDIAISPQQATIGSLLTHVRRGDVVNVHSLRRGAAEAIEAIAHGDQNSSKVVGRTIGEVKLPLGTTIGAIVRNEEVLIAHDHIRIESEDHVILFLVDKKRIREVEQLFQVGLTFF, encoded by the coding sequence ATGAAGATCATTATTCTGGGCGCGGGTCAGGTCGGTGGTACCCTGGCGGAGAATCTGGCCAGTGAAGAGAATGACATCACAGTGGTCGACACCGACCCGGATCGCTTGCGGGAGCTACAGGATCGACTCGATATCCGCACCATCGAAGGCAAGGCCTCCTTCCCTTCGGTTTTACGCCGCGCTGGGGCGGATGATGCCGATATGCTGGTCGCAGTCACCAACAGCGATGAAGTCAACATGATCGCCTGCCAGGTGGGATTCTCGCTGTTTCGTACCCCCACCAAAATTGCCCGTATCCGCCAGCCCGACTACCTCAAACGCCCGGAGCTGTTCGAGAAGGACGCCTGTCCGGTGGATGTGATCATCAGCCCCGAGCAAGTGGTTACCCACTATGTTAAACGGCTTATCGAGCAGCCCGGGGCGCTGCAGGTTCTCGACTTTGCCGAGGGCAGGGTACAGCTGGTCGCCGTCAGGGCCTACTATGGAGGCCCACTGGTGGGTCAGGAGCTGCGCTATATTCGCGAGCACATGCCCTCGGTGGATACCCGGGTAGCGGCCATATTCCGTCGCGGCAAATCGATCACCCCTGAAGGCTCCACCGTGATTGAGGCGGACGACGAAGTTTTCTTCATCGCCGCCAGTCGGCATATTCGGGATGTAATGAGTGAACTTCGCCGCCTCGATAACGTCTACAGCCGCATCATTATCGCTGGCGGTGGCAACATCGGTGAACGTCTGGCCCGCTCCATCGAGGATCGCTACAACGTCAAGCTGATTGAACGCAATATGGAGCGTTGCCATCAACTGGCGCAAACCCTCAATAACACCCTGGTATTCCACGGCAGTGCCTCCGACAAGGAGCTGCTGGTCTCAGAAAACATTGAAGAAACCGATGTGTTCTGTGCGCTGACCAATGACGACGAAGCCAATGTCATGTCTGCCATGCTCGCCAAGCGACTCGGTGCCCGCAAGGTAATGGCGTTGATCAGTAACCCCGCTTACGTCGATCTGGTCCAGGGTGGCGAGATCGACATCGCCATCTCCCCCCAACAGGCCACCATCGGTAGCCTGTTAACCCATGTTCGCCGCGGTGATGTGGTCAATGTTCACTCCCTGCGCCGGGGGGCCGCCGAGGCCATTGAGGCGATCGCCCATGGCGACCAAAACTCCTCCAAGGTGGTTGGGCGTACGATTGGCGAGGTCAAGCTCCCCCTGGGAACCACTATAGGTGCTATTGTGCGCAACGAAGAGGTTCTCATCGCCCACGATCACATCCGCATCGAATCCGAGGATCACGTTATCCTGTTTCTGGTGGACAAAAAACGGATTCGTGAGGTCGAGCAGCTGTTCCAGGTCGGCTTGACCTTCTTCTAA
- the rsmB gene encoding 16S rRNA (cytosine(967)-C(5))-methyltransferase RsmB: MSRPVRAQAALALQQVLTHGRSLSQVLPEALSEVDPGQQPLLSELCYGTCRWFFTLRSSLSILLDTPLREKDSDIEALLLLGLYQLRSLKIPAHAVLSETVAACTQLDKAWARKLVNAVLRRYQRESAIIEEQLTGSEVPATAHPKWMIKQWQRDWAEQWRAIADANNQRPPMTLRVNALRGSCTDYLKQLDQMGIGAHSCLFSPSAITLDAPCDPLGLPGFTEGASSVQDEAAQLSGFLLHLSPGHKVLDACAAPGGKSGHLLETEPAIQLTSLEVDPTRAQRITQNLERLQLNARLIVGDATRPDQWWDGQLYDRILLDAPCSGTGVIRRHPDIKVLRRREDIPQLVALQQQIIEAVWPLLKEGGLLLYATCSTFKAENSDQVEGFLQRYREAEEITIEAPWGIACQRGRQLLPQPGGHDGFYYALLRKGPALS; the protein is encoded by the coding sequence ATGAGCCGCCCCGTCCGCGCCCAGGCCGCGCTCGCCCTGCAACAGGTCCTCACCCACGGGCGCTCCTTGAGCCAGGTACTCCCCGAGGCATTGTCCGAGGTTGACCCTGGCCAGCAGCCGCTTCTCAGCGAGCTCTGTTACGGGACCTGCCGCTGGTTTTTTACCCTCCGCTCCAGCCTCTCAATCCTCCTCGACACCCCACTGCGGGAAAAGGATTCCGATATTGAGGCGCTCCTGCTGCTGGGCCTTTACCAACTCCGCAGCCTCAAGATTCCGGCCCATGCCGTATTGAGCGAAACCGTAGCGGCCTGTACACAGCTCGACAAAGCCTGGGCCCGCAAATTGGTCAATGCGGTATTGCGACGTTACCAGCGTGAGTCAGCGATCATCGAGGAGCAGCTTACGGGCAGCGAGGTTCCCGCTACCGCTCACCCCAAATGGATGATCAAGCAGTGGCAGCGGGACTGGGCCGAGCAGTGGCGGGCTATCGCTGACGCCAATAACCAGCGCCCCCCAATGACCCTGCGGGTTAACGCCCTGCGTGGATCCTGCACTGATTACCTTAAGCAACTCGACCAGATGGGTATCGGGGCCCACAGCTGTCTCTTCAGCCCCAGCGCCATTACCCTCGATGCCCCCTGCGATCCGCTGGGACTGCCTGGTTTTACCGAGGGCGCATCGAGCGTACAGGACGAGGCGGCTCAACTATCGGGTTTTTTACTGCACCTATCCCCAGGCCATAAGGTGCTGGACGCCTGCGCGGCGCCCGGTGGCAAAAGCGGCCACCTGCTTGAAACTGAGCCGGCTATCCAGCTGACCAGTCTTGAGGTTGACCCGACTCGCGCCCAACGCATCACACAGAATCTGGAGCGCCTTCAACTCAACGCCAGGCTGATCGTGGGCGATGCAACCCGGCCCGATCAATGGTGGGATGGACAGCTTTATGATCGCATCCTGCTCGATGCCCCCTGCAGCGGAACCGGTGTTATACGCCGCCACCCGGATATCAAGGTGCTACGCCGGCGAGAGGATATCCCCCAACTGGTCGCGCTCCAGCAGCAGATCATAGAAGCGGTATGGCCGCTGCTGAAGGAGGGGGGGCTGCTGCTCTACGCGACCTGCTCCACCTTCAAGGCCGAAAACAGCGATCAGGTGGAAGGGTTCCTGCAGCGGTACAGGGAGGCTGAGGAGATCACCATCGAGGCCCCCTGGGGCATCGCCTGCCAGCGGGGGCGGCAACTGCTACCCCAGCCCGGTGGGCACGATGGTTTTTACTACGCGTTGCTGCGCAAGGGGCCAGCCCTGAGTTAG